The following nucleotide sequence is from Streptomyces brevispora.
GCCGCGCCCAGTCGTCGCGGTTCGGGGTGCGCTCCTCCGGGAGTTGGGCCAGCGCGTCCCGGATGGTGGCGAGCGGGATCCCGACCCGCTGCGCCGCGCGGACGAAGGCGACCCGGCGCAGCGCGTCCCTGCTGTAGCGGCGCTGGTTGCCACTGGTGCGGCGGCTGCCGATCAGGCCCTTGGCCTCGTAGAAGTGCAGGGCCGAGACTGCGGCGCCGCTGCGGGCGGAGAGCTGACCGACGGTGAGTTCATGGAGCGTCTGTGGGATCTGAGGCACCCCTCGAACCCTACGCGGCCCGGTCCCGGCCGGTCCGTCGTTGACAGGAACGCGCCCGCGAACCATGCTGAGCAAGCGCTTAGACAGGCGCTGCCACGGGTGGCCGAGAGAGCGGGAAGGCAGGGACCAGGGACATGACAGAGCCGAGGATCTTCACGTCTGCGCAGGAGCTGCGTGACGGAGTGGGCGAGCAGCTGGGACACAGCGACTGGCTGGAGATCGAGCAGAAGAGGATCGACCTCTTCGCCGATGCCACCGGTGACCACCAGTGGATCCATGTGGACCCGGAGCGCGCCGCGGCCGGCCCGTTCGGCACGACGATCGCGCACGGCTACCTCACGCTCTCGCTGCTGCCGGCGCTCGTGCCGCAGGTCATGCGGGTCGAGGGCATGAAGATGGGCATCAACTACGGGACCAACAAGGTGCGCTTCCCCTCCACGGTGCCCGTGGGGTCGCGGCTGCGGGCCACGGCCGTCCTGAAGAGCGTCGAGGAGGCGGGCGGCGGCGTGCAGGTCACCGCGGTCGTCACGGTGGAGCGCAAGGGCGGCGACAAGCCGGCCTGCGTGGCCGAGTCGGTGTCGCGGTACTACTTCTGAGGCCTGCCGGAGACCGGATCACCAGGCCTCCCGCCGGCCCGGTCGCGGCACCTGTCCCGGTCCGGCCGCGCGGCCGGCCGCCGGCCCGGGCGCCCAGGCCACCGGGAATCGAGCAGCGCCGGGGCGGCGGCGTCAGCGCTGGGCCGCGACCATGCGCAGCACGAGGTCGGCGTACAGCTCGCCGACCTCGTCCGGCGTCCGGCTGCCCTGGGCGTTGAACCACCGCGCCACGTCGATGCAGAGCGAGAGCACGGCGAGCGTGGTGCCCGGCACGTCCGGGACGTCGAACTCCCCGGCCTCGACGCCCTCACCGATGATCCGGCGCACCACCGCGTCACTCCGGCGGCGGAGTTCGATGATCTCGGTGCGGTGCTCCTCGCCGAGGGCATCGAGCTCGTACTGGACCACGCGTGCGGTGGTGTGCCGCTCGGCGTGCCAGCGGACGAAGGACCGTACGGCGTCGGCGAGCCGATCGGCGGCCGTCCCCTCGCTGTCGGCAGCCGCCTCCAGTACGGACAGGGCGCGGTCGTGACCGATCCTGCTGATCCGGTGGAGCAGCTCTTCCTTCGTCTTGTAGTGGATGTAGAGCGCGGCGGGGCTCATCCCGGCGCGGCCGGCGATGTCCCGGGTGGTGGTCGCGTGGTACCCGCGCTCGGCGAAGGCGTCGACGGCGGCGACGAGAAGCCGCCGGGCAGCCTCGGGCGTCACTTCGGCCCACGGCGTGTCGTCGCCGTCGGTCTCCTCCGCCGTGCTCATCGTCCGTGGCCCCTCTCAGTCAGCAGGACGAACACCATACCCCGATCCTGAGCAAGCGCTTAGTGGTCCGGTGGGTGAGATCGCCGGAGCTGCCGGGAGGGGTCCGGCGGGAGAGATCCTCAGAGCTTCTGGAAGGGGTCGTGCTCGGCGAGGATCTTCTCCAGCCTGGCCTGGTCCACCCGGCTGACCAGCTGGCCCGCCTCCTGCCGGTCCCTGATGACTTTGGCCAGGGTGAAGCAGGACGTGACCAGGTAGAGGACGCCGATGGCGAGGAACCCCCGCACCCAGGCATCCGCGTCGAGGAAGTAGATTCCGAGAGCCACCGCACCCATCGCCACCCCGAAGGACGCGACGGCCTGACCGTAGAAGGCGGCGCTGCTCTGCTGCTTGACCGATGTCGTGTCACTCATGCCGCTCAGCATCGGGCAGCGTGGCGCGCGCCACATCCGTCCGGGTACTCAGCCCGGTACTCAGATGCCCGTTCGAGGCGCCGGTGGGGCCTCAGAAGGCGGAGACGCCCGTCAGCGCGCGGCCGATGATCAGCTTCTGGATCTGACTGGTGCCCTCGTACAGCGTCATCACCCGGGCGTCGCGGAGCAGCTTCCCGACCGGGTACTCATCGATGTAGCCGTAGCCGCCGAACACCTGGAGGGCGTTGTTGGCGGAGCGGACGGCGGCCTCGGAGGCGAAGAGCTTGGCCTTGGAGGCGGCGGTGGCGAAGTCCTCGCCGCGGTCGATCAGGTCGGCCACCCGCCAGGTGAGCAGCCGGGCGGCGTCGACGTCCACGGCGATGTCGCTGATGAGCTCCTGGACGAGCTGGTGGCCCGCGATGGACTTGCCGAACTGTTCGCGTTCACCCGCGTATCCGACGGCCGCGTCCAGGGCGGCCCGGGCGATGCCGACGCAGCCGGCCGCGACCGACATCCGCCCCTTGGCCAGGGCGGACATGGCGATCGAGAAGCCCTTGCCCTCGGGGCCCATGAGGGTGGTGGCGGGTACGCGGACGTCCTCCAGCACCACCTCGGCGGTCGCCTGGCCGCGCAAACCGAGCTTGCCGTGGATGGTGCGACGGGTGAGGCCGGGGGTGTCGGCGGGGACCAGGAAGGCGGATATGCCCTTGTGACCGGGGGTG
It contains:
- the soxR gene encoding redox-sensitive transcriptional activator SoxR produces the protein MPQIPQTLHELTVGQLSARSGAAVSALHFYEAKGLIGSRRTSGNQRRYSRDALRRVAFVRAAQRVGIPLATIRDALAQLPEERTPNRDDWARLSEAWRSELDGRIEQLARLRDHLTDCIGCGCLSLENCVLSNPNDITGERISGSRLMPGKVAEHRGTESKAGHAGSRSGPREGTEGSGR
- a CDS encoding MaoC family dehydratase — encoded protein: MTEPRIFTSAQELRDGVGEQLGHSDWLEIEQKRIDLFADATGDHQWIHVDPERAAAGPFGTTIAHGYLTLSLLPALVPQVMRVEGMKMGINYGTNKVRFPSTVPVGSRLRATAVLKSVEEAGGGVQVTAVVTVERKGGDKPACVAESVSRYYF
- a CDS encoding TetR/AcrR family transcriptional regulator, producing the protein MSTAEETDGDDTPWAEVTPEAARRLLVAAVDAFAERGYHATTTRDIAGRAGMSPAALYIHYKTKEELLHRISRIGHDRALSVLEAAADSEGTAADRLADAVRSFVRWHAERHTTARVVQYELDALGEEHRTEIIELRRRSDAVVRRIIGEGVEAGEFDVPDVPGTTLAVLSLCIDVARWFNAQGSRTPDEVGELYADLVLRMVAAQR
- a CDS encoding YiaA/YiaB family inner membrane protein, which produces MSDTTSVKQQSSAAFYGQAVASFGVAMGAVALGIYFLDADAWVRGFLAIGVLYLVTSCFTLAKVIRDRQEAGQLVSRVDQARLEKILAEHDPFQKL
- a CDS encoding acyl-CoA dehydrogenase family protein, with product MNLELSEEQKAVRQLAEEFVARDVAPHVVEWDRAENVDKSIVKKLGSLGFLGLTVPEEYGGSGGDHLTYCLVTEELGRGDSSVRGIVSVSLGLVAKTVAGWGDEEQKRHWLPRLTSGDAVGCFGLTEPGTGSDAGNLATRAVRDGGDYVINGSKTFITNGTWADVVLLFARTNDTPGHKGISAFLVPADTPGLTRRTIHGKLGLRGQATAEVVLEDVRVPATTLMGPEGKGFSIAMSALAKGRMSVAAGCVGIARAALDAAVGYAGEREQFGKSIAGHQLVQELISDIAVDVDAARLLTWRVADLIDRGEDFATAASKAKLFASEAAVRSANNALQVFGGYGYIDEYPVGKLLRDARVMTLYEGTSQIQKLIIGRALTGVSAF